Proteins encoded in a region of the Ornithodoros turicata isolate Travis chromosome 3, ASM3712646v1, whole genome shotgun sequence genome:
- the LOC135389093 gene encoding phospholipase ABHD3-like, protein MSVFIGSSLWLLAWVSLQCFSIQPVFCSFYAYGTTHSSKFEVRTPDRVFARTLSRSSHRARPYLLSPGENTDFFEAGNMAAEYSLDLSSHWIVESATLFYYSNPRVALFLSLGVAFLLYYLTTVTRKPTLVAKENGKFQRFLLENCPTLHERYWPTPWCLSTHMMTAAANFMRSRVPKLPYQREIVELSDGGVVSLDWLDGGSGHQPIAFFMPGLTGCSQAEYIRSIVPVAARLGCRCVVFNNRGRGGLGLRTPKMYCALSTGDLREVLEHVKRKYPESPIIATGISLGGMIMGHYLCETKDQALVSAVMLISTVYDVHRGTTSMETTGLNMILNRHLARSLCGVVEPHKHLFINGLNMDRVLQSRTIREFDEHFTSKLFGFGTAEKYYTDASLLGKLGSGVKVPTLCVAAADDMMAPADALPEAEAAESDYLALVVTSRGGHIGFMEGLLPQLPFFTERLYEQYVGALIGKLDGGKLALQIKE, encoded by the coding sequence ATGTCAGTTTTCATCGGCAGTTCGCTGTGGTTGCTCGCATGGGTTTCACTGCAGTGTTTCTCCATTCAGCCGGTGTTCTGTAGTTTCTACGCGTACGGTACAACCCATTCATCGAAGTTTGAAGTAAGAACGCCGGATCGCGTCTTTGCAAGGACACTGTCACGCTCATCCCACCGAGCGCGGCCGTACCTCTTGTCGCCGGGGGAAAACacggatttcttcgaagccgggAATATGGCTGCCGAATACAGCTTGGACCTTTCATCCCACTGGATCGTGGAGTCTGCGACTCTCTTCTACTACTCCAACCCGCGAGTAGCCCTTTTCCTGAGTCTAGGCGTTGCATTCCTGCTTTACTACCTCACCACGGTTACTCGTAAGCCTACCTTGGTTGCGAAAGAAAATGGGAAGTTCCAGAGGTTCTTACTCGAGAACTGTCCCACCCTCCACGAACGTTACTGGCCAACGCCATGGTGCCTGAGCACTCATATGATGACAGCGGCTGCCAACTTCATGAGAAGCAGAGTGCCGAAACTGCCCTACCAGCGTGAAATTGTCGAACTCTCTGACGGAGGTGTCGTATCGCTCGACTGGCTGGACGGGGGCAGCGGGCACCAGCCGATCGCGTTTTTTATGCCGGGTCTCACGGGATGTAGTCAAGCTGAATATATTAGATCTATCGTTCCCGTTGCCGCACGCTTAGGTTGCCGGTGTGTCGTTTTCAATAACCGCGGCCGCGGTGGCCTTGGACTGCGGACGCCCAAAATGTATTGCGCTCTCAGCACGGGCGATCTAAGAGAAGTCCTCGAGCACGTCAAGCGAAAGTACCCAGAGTCGCCCATCATTGCAACGGGAATATCGTTGGGAGGCATGATTATGGGACATTATCTCTGCGAAACCAAGGATCAGGCACTCGTCAGTGCGGTTATGCTCATTTCGACGGTGTATGACGTCCACCGTGGCACGACAAGCATGGAAACCACAGGATTGAACATGATTTTAAACCGGCATCTCGCTCGAAGCTTGTGCGGAGTGGTCGAACCTCACAAGCACCTCTTCATCAACGGACTCAACATGGACCGCGTACTCCAGAGCCGCACGATAAGAGAATTTGATGAGCACTTCACGAGCAAGCTGTTTGGATTCGGCACGGCTGAGAAGTACTACACCGATGCCTCCCTCCTCGGAAAGTTGGGGTCGGGGGTGAAAGTCCCAACGCTGTGTGTTGCCGCGGCGGACGATATGATGGCCCCCGCGGATGCACTGCCCGAAGCAGAGGCTGCAGAAAGTGATTATCTTGCACTGGTGGTCACATCTAGAGGGGGTCATATCGGCTTCATGGAGGGGCTACTGCCGCAGTTGCCCTTCTTTACAGAAAGGCTCTACGAACAATATGTAGGAGCTCTGATCGGGAAGCTCGATGGGGGAAAGTTGGCGCTACAGATCAAAGAATGA